From a region of the Xanthomonas rydalmerensis genome:
- the pcnB gene encoding polynucleotide adenylyltransferase PcnB, giving the protein MWVSPPFGNPATRYGSAIINPPVPSSFTLRAIPRDQHPISRKDISPNALRVLYRLREAGFGAYLVGGAVRDLLVQVQPKDFDVATDATPEQVKQLFRNCRLIGRRFRLAHVVYGREIIEVATFRANVDDGSGDREVDNGRLVRDNVYGSIEDDAVRRDFTCNALYYAIEDFSVRDYTGGFEDVQARLMKLIGDPEQRYREDPVRMLRAVRLAAKLDFEIEAGTAEPIPRLAGLLAEAAPARLFEEVLKLFLSGHGVASFEGLERHGLLAALFPESAAALRSNRSGALRRMLIEGLRNTDARVANDEPVSPAFLFALLLWPAYCRALMTLQKQGMQMEEAQRRAADRVTLHQLSTVALPRRFSLPMQEIWLLQSRFTSRQKKRVVRTLSHPRFRAAFDFLIVRQSASDEHAADIAYWRELQQQPGYAPPPRGFDPDVDYAGDELAFAPPADSEETPKRRRRRRRRPDATAPLE; this is encoded by the coding sequence ATATGGGTCTCGCCGCCCTTCGGCAATCCCGCAACCCGATACGGAAGCGCCATCATCAATCCGCCAGTTCCATCGTCATTCACCCTGCGCGCGATCCCGCGCGATCAGCACCCCATCTCGCGCAAGGACATCAGCCCCAACGCCCTGCGCGTGCTGTACCGGCTGCGCGAGGCCGGCTTCGGCGCGTACCTGGTCGGCGGCGCAGTCCGCGACCTGCTGGTCCAGGTGCAGCCCAAGGACTTTGACGTCGCCACCGACGCGACCCCCGAGCAGGTCAAGCAGTTGTTCCGCAACTGCCGCCTGATCGGCCGCCGCTTCCGCCTGGCGCACGTGGTCTACGGCCGCGAGATCATCGAGGTCGCCACGTTCCGCGCCAACGTCGACGACGGCAGCGGCGACCGCGAGGTGGATAACGGCCGCCTGGTCCGCGACAACGTCTACGGCAGCATCGAGGACGACGCGGTACGCCGCGACTTCACCTGCAACGCCCTGTACTACGCGATCGAGGACTTCTCGGTGCGCGACTACACCGGCGGCTTCGAGGACGTGCAGGCGCGGCTGATGAAGCTGATCGGCGATCCCGAGCAGCGCTACCGCGAGGACCCGGTGCGCATGCTGCGCGCGGTGCGCCTGGCGGCCAAGCTCGACTTCGAGATCGAGGCCGGCACCGCCGAGCCGATCCCGCGCCTGGCCGGGCTGCTGGCCGAGGCCGCGCCGGCACGGCTGTTCGAGGAAGTGCTCAAGCTGTTCCTGTCCGGCCACGGCGTGGCCAGCTTCGAGGGCCTGGAGCGGCACGGCCTGCTCGCCGCGCTGTTCCCGGAGAGTGCGGCGGCGCTGCGTTCCAACCGCAGCGGCGCGCTGCGGCGGATGCTGATCGAAGGCCTGCGCAACACCGATGCCCGCGTCGCCAACGACGAGCCGGTGTCGCCGGCGTTCCTGTTCGCCCTGTTGCTGTGGCCGGCCTACTGCCGCGCGCTGATGACCCTGCAGAAGCAGGGCATGCAGATGGAGGAGGCGCAGCGCCGCGCCGCCGACCGGGTGACCCTGCACCAGCTGAGCACCGTGGCGCTGCCGCGGCGCTTCTCGCTGCCGATGCAGGAGATCTGGCTGCTGCAGTCGCGCTTCACCTCGCGCCAGAAGAAGCGGGTGGTGCGCACGCTGTCGCATCCGCGCTTCCGCGCCGCGTTCGACTTCCTGATCGTGCGCCAGTCGGCCTCCGACGAGCATGCGGCCGACATCGCCTACTGGCGCGAACTGCAGCAGCAGCCCGGCTATGCGCCGCCGCCGCGCGGCTTCGATCCGGACGTGGACTACGCCGGTGACGAGCTGGCGTTCGCGCCGCCTGCCGACAGCGAAGAGACCCCCAAGCGCCGCCGGCGCCGGCGTCGCCGTCCGGACGCCACCGCGCCCCTCGAGTGA
- a CDS encoding sugar porter family MFS transporter, producing the protein MSSVPIDRHADAGENTRLIILISCVATIGGFLFGFDSGVINGTVDGLKAAFQSSSAGTGFEVASMLLGCAVGAFLAGSLADRWGRRTVLIVSAALFLVSALGAGAAHNSAVFVLARMMGGFAVGAASVMSPAYIAEVASARYRGRLATVQQIAIIGGLFCAFLSNYLLAKAAGASTEALWLGQPAWRWMFWMQALPSATFLLLLLAIPESPRFLVVKGRREQALAVLTRLYGAAAAQTKLIEISGSLSADQHKPRLSDLVSKVTGKVRPIVWIGIGLATFQQLVGINVVFYYGAVLWQAVGFSESDALLINVLSGALSIGACLVTVVLIDRIGRKPLLWIGSAGMAVSLALVTIAFASASLDAAGKLALSPGMGRLALIAANVYVVFFNMSWGPVMWVMLGEMFPNQIRGSGLAVAGAAQWMSNFAITVTFPVLLGSIGLAGAYGIYTVAAFLSVFFVLRYVYETKGKELEQMQG; encoded by the coding sequence ATGTCCAGTGTTCCGATCGATCGCCACGCCGACGCCGGCGAGAACACCCGTCTCATCATCCTGATCAGCTGCGTCGCCACCATCGGCGGCTTCCTGTTCGGCTTCGACAGCGGCGTCATCAACGGCACCGTCGACGGCCTCAAGGCGGCCTTCCAGTCCAGTTCCGCCGGCACCGGCTTCGAGGTCGCCTCGATGTTGCTGGGCTGTGCGGTCGGCGCGTTCCTGGCCGGCTCGCTGGCCGACCGCTGGGGCCGACGTACGGTGCTGATCGTGTCGGCGGCGCTGTTCCTGGTGTCGGCGCTGGGCGCCGGCGCGGCGCACAACTCGGCGGTGTTCGTGCTGGCGCGGATGATGGGCGGTTTCGCGGTGGGCGCGGCCAGTGTGATGTCGCCGGCCTACATCGCCGAGGTCGCCTCGGCGCGCTACCGCGGGCGCCTGGCCACGGTGCAGCAGATCGCCATCATCGGCGGCCTGTTCTGCGCCTTCCTCAGCAATTACCTGTTGGCCAAGGCCGCCGGCGCGTCCACCGAGGCACTGTGGCTGGGCCAGCCGGCCTGGCGCTGGATGTTCTGGATGCAGGCGCTGCCGTCGGCGACGTTCCTGCTGCTGTTGCTGGCGATTCCGGAAAGCCCGCGCTTCCTGGTGGTGAAGGGCCGCCGCGAGCAGGCGCTGGCGGTGCTGACCCGTCTGTACGGTGCTGCCGCCGCGCAGACCAAGCTGATCGAGATCTCCGGGTCGCTGTCGGCCGATCAGCACAAGCCGCGCCTGTCGGACCTGGTCAGCAAGGTCACCGGCAAGGTCCGCCCGATCGTGTGGATCGGCATCGGCCTGGCCACGTTCCAGCAACTGGTCGGCATCAACGTGGTGTTCTACTACGGCGCGGTGCTGTGGCAGGCGGTGGGCTTCTCCGAGAGCGATGCGCTGTTGATCAACGTGCTGTCCGGCGCACTGAGCATCGGCGCCTGCCTGGTCACGGTGGTGCTGATCGACCGGATCGGGCGCAAGCCGCTGCTGTGGATCGGCTCGGCCGGGATGGCGGTGTCGCTGGCGCTGGTCACCATCGCCTTCGCCAGCGCCTCGCTGGATGCGGCGGGCAAGCTGGCGCTGTCGCCGGGCATGGGCCGGCTGGCGCTGATCGCCGCCAACGTCTACGTGGTCTTCTTCAACATGTCCTGGGGCCCGGTGATGTGGGTGATGCTGGGCGAGATGTTCCCCAACCAGATCCGCGGCTCCGGCCTGGCGGTGGCCGGCGCGGCGCAGTGGATGTCCAACTTCGCCATCACCGTGACCTTCCCGGTCCTGCTCGGCAGCATCGGCCTGGCCGGCGCCTACGGCATCTACACCGTGGCCGCGTTCCTGTCGGTGTTCTTCGTGCTGCGCTACGTGTACGAGACCAAGGGCAAGGAACTGGAGCAGATGCAGGGCTGA
- the folE2 gene encoding GTP cyclohydrolase FolE2, translating into MNLQTPLPLPDVAADEPSEIAAPLNWVGMDGIALPICLETGEGGNATAVPAQAALAVDLPSAQVKGIHMSRLYRLLDEAAEQPLSPSRLSQLLRAMVHSHADCASTAARVSLRLELLRRRPALRSPGLAGWRAYPLRIDAELRGGVVRLGLGVELLYSSTCPCSAALARQLLSEAFVQQHLDQASLSREAVADWLLRHGSHATPHSQRSVASVRVGVSARAVRFDAEALIALAEQALATPVQAAVRRADEQAFARRNGENLMYVEDAARRLQQALGARYAEVQVQVRHLESLHAHDAVAETASPPVAIAAGQPAH; encoded by the coding sequence ATGAATCTGCAGACACCCTTGCCGTTGCCCGATGTCGCCGCCGACGAACCTTCGGAGATCGCCGCTCCCCTGAATTGGGTCGGCATGGACGGCATCGCGCTGCCGATCTGCCTGGAGACGGGCGAGGGCGGAAATGCGACGGCAGTGCCGGCGCAGGCCGCGCTCGCCGTCGACCTGCCGTCGGCCCAGGTCAAGGGCATCCATATGTCGCGGCTGTACCGCCTGCTCGACGAAGCCGCGGAGCAGCCGCTGTCGCCGTCGCGGCTGTCGCAGTTGCTGCGGGCGATGGTGCACAGCCATGCCGACTGCGCCTCCACCGCGGCACGGGTGTCGCTGCGCCTGGAACTGCTGCGGCGCCGTCCGGCGCTGCGCAGCCCGGGGCTGGCGGGGTGGAGGGCGTATCCGCTGCGGATCGACGCCGAACTGCGCGGCGGCGTGGTTCGCCTGGGACTGGGCGTGGAGCTGCTGTATTCCTCGACCTGCCCCTGTTCGGCGGCGCTGGCACGGCAACTGCTCAGCGAGGCCTTCGTGCAGCAGCACCTGGACCAGGCCTCGCTGTCGCGCGAAGCGGTCGCGGACTGGCTGCTCCGGCACGGCAGTCATGCCACTCCGCACAGCCAGCGCAGCGTGGCCTCGGTGCGGGTGGGCGTGTCGGCGCGCGCGGTGCGCTTCGATGCCGAGGCCCTGATCGCGCTAGCCGAGCAGGCCCTGGCCACGCCGGTGCAGGCGGCGGTGCGCCGCGCCGACGAACAGGCGTTCGCACGCCGCAACGGCGAGAACCTGATGTACGTGGAGGACGCCGCGCGGCGCCTGCAGCAGGCGCTGGGCGCGCGCTATGCCGAGGTGCAGGTGCAGGTGCGGCATCTGGAGAGCCTGCATGCGCACGATGCGGTGGCGGAGACTGCGTCGCCGCCGGTCGCCATCGCAGCCGGGCAGCCTGCGCACTGA